Sequence from the Euzebyales bacterium genome:
GGCCGTCGCCGAGGCGCACGGCCGGGACCTCGAGGTGCAGCAGGCACACGGCGTCGAGTACCGGCGGTACTGGTTCGACGAGGACTCCGGCATGGTGTTCTGCCTCGTCGCCGCTCCCGACGCGGACGCCGCGACCGCCGTCCACCGGGAGGCACACGGCCTGGTCGCGGATCAGGTGATCCCGGTCACCGAAGGTCGATGACCGCAACTGATGAGGGGAACCCGATGAGACGTACAACGATCATCATGACGCTGGCGCTGACCGCGGTGCTGCTGACGGCTCCGGCGGCACTGGCCGACCCGTCGTTCGAGACGTTCGACGCCAAGGACGGCTGGATCTGCGGCGCCGACGAGG
This genomic interval carries:
- a CDS encoding nickel-binding protein yields the protein MQLFMDVHTKVDGLTAEAVAEAHGRDLEVQQAHGVEYRRYWFDEDSGMVFCLVAAPDADAATAVHREAHGLVADQVIPVTEGR